In Staphylococcus sp. IVB6181, one genomic interval encodes:
- a CDS encoding short chain dehydrogenase — protein sequence MKIIIIGATGTIGSKVVEKLENRGHEVIKVGSKTGDYQLDITSPKEIEEMYKSIPDVDAVVSATGGATFKALNEISIEENQFAVQSKLLGQINLVLIGQHYLNENGSFTLTSGIMMDDPIKMGSSAAMANGGIAGFVTSAAVELQNGLRINNVSPNVVQEALGKYGEFFKGFTAVPVDKVANAFVKSVEGAQTGQTYKVY from the coding sequence ATGAAAATAATAATAATAGGTGCAACCGGTACAATAGGTAGTAAAGTTGTGGAAAAGTTAGAAAATAGAGGCCATGAAGTTATTAAAGTTGGCAGTAAGACAGGAGATTATCAACTTGATATTACTTCTCCTAAAGAAATAGAGGAAATGTACAAGAGTATTCCAGATGTCGATGCTGTGGTAAGTGCAACAGGGGGAGCGACATTTAAAGCGTTAAATGAAATAAGTATAGAGGAAAATCAATTTGCAGTACAAAGTAAGTTGTTAGGACAAATTAACCTTGTGCTTATAGGACAGCACTACTTGAATGAAAATGGTAGTTTCACATTGACATCAGGAATTATGATGGATGATCCAATTAAAATGGGGAGTTCAGCAGCGATGGCAAATGGAGGTATTGCGGGGTTTGTAACTTCTGCGGCGGTTGAACTTCAGAATGGCCTTCGCATTAATAATGTCAGTCCTAATGTAGTACAGGAAGCATTAGGGAAATACGGAGAATTTTTCAAAGGATTTACTGCCGTTCCGGTTGATAAAGTAGCAAATGCATTTGTGAAAAGTGTAGAAGGTGCACAGACTGGTCAGACGTATAAAGTATATTAA
- a CDS encoding cupin domain-containing protein: MRKDETIPLNDNSNNVKIYSHIPCYRNLEIFDIVLNKDGVLESNGHDIGAEELVFIKVGKVKVTIENEEFILTENEILRFDSNVSHSYENIGSEECIVMIVNHLVSL; encoded by the coding sequence GTGAGGAAAGATGAGACTATCCCTTTGAATGATAATAGTAATAACGTAAAGATATATTCGCATATCCCTTGTTATAGAAATTTAGAAATTTTTGACATAGTTTTAAACAAAGACGGTGTTTTAGAATCTAATGGTCATGATATAGGGGCGGAAGAACTAGTATTTATCAAAGTCGGTAAAGTTAAAGTTACTATAGAGAACGAAGAGTTTATACTGACTGAAAATGAGATACTAAGGTTTGATTCGAATGTCTCACATAGTTACGAAAATATTGGTTCAGAAGAATGTATTGTTATGATAGTAAATCATTTAGTTAGTTTGTAA
- a CDS encoding IS6 family transposase (programmed frameshift), producing MNYFRYKQFNKDVITVAVGYYLRYALSYRDISEILRERGVNVHHSTVYRWVQEYAPILYQIWKKKHKKVYYKWRIDETYIKIKGKWSYLYRAIDAEGHTLDIWLRKQRDNHAALAFIKRLIKQFGKPQKVITDQAPSTKVAMAKVIKTFKLNPDCHCTSKYLNNLIEQDHRHIKVRKTRYQSFNTAKNTLKGIECIYGLYKKNRRSLQIYGFSPCHEISIMLTS from the exons ATGAATTATTTCAGATATAAACAATTTAACAAGGACGTCATCACTGTAGCCGTTGGCTACTATCTAAGATACGCGCTGAGTTATCGTGATATATCTGAAATACTAAGAGAACGTGGTGTCAACGTTCATCATTCAACAGTCTATCGTTGGGTTCAAGAATATGCGCCTATTTTGTATCAAATTTGGAAGAAAAAACATAAAAAAGTCTATTACAAATGGCGTATTGATGAGACGTACATCAAAATAAAAGGAAAATGGAGCTATTTATATCGTGCTATTGATGCAGAGGGTCATACATTAGATATTTGGTTGCGTAAGCAACGAGATAATCATGCAGCAT TAGCGTTTATCAAACGTCTCATTAAACAATTTGGTAAACCTCAAAAAGTGATTACAGATCAGGCACCTTCAACGAAGGTAGCCATGGCTAAAGTCATTAAAACGTTTAAACTGAATCCTGACTGTCATTGCACATCCAAATATCTGAATAACCTCATTGAGCAAGATCACCGTCATATTAAAGTAAGAAAGACAAGATATCAAAGTTTCAATACGGCAAAAAATACTTTAAAAGGTATTGAATGTATTTACGGTCTATATAAAAAGAACCGCAGGTCTCTTCAGATCTACGGATTTTCGCCATGCCATGAAATCAGCATCATGCTAACAAGCTAA
- a CDS encoding helix-turn-helix domain-containing protein — protein sequence MNKSKIAEIRKQKALTQENLAEKSYVTVRTIQRMEAGEEVSSETLKSVSNALNVTVNELFESISSSDKEKEIMEISKEQQKQFNYRKNEFFTIRLITFGIIFVFLGLFGIFVGELEGLEQNIYGIIWIFVSFLSLAIIHYFLNVFISKKLDEKYPMTIGMKNRVSNRKNEPVKNGWDFMARYWWIVFPIGGFLSWLIPELTGK from the coding sequence ATGAATAAGTCAAAAATTGCAGAAATCAGAAAACAAAAAGCATTAACTCAAGAAAACTTAGCAGAAAAGTCTTACGTAACAGTGAGAACAATCCAAAGAATGGAGGCTGGAGAAGAAGTTAGTAGTGAAACACTTAAAAGTGTCTCAAATGCATTAAATGTTACAGTCAATGAACTATTCGAATCTATCTCGTCTTCTGATAAGGAGAAGGAAATAATGGAAATATCTAAAGAACAACAAAAGCAGTTTAATTATCGTAAAAATGAATTTTTTACGATTAGATTAATAACATTTGGTATTATTTTTGTGTTTTTAGGACTATTTGGAATCTTTGTAGGTGAGTTAGAAGGTTTAGAACAAAATATTTACGGCATCATTTGGATTTTCGTTTCGTTTTTGAGCTTAGCAATAATACATTATTTTTTAAATGTTTTTATTTCAAAAAAATTAGATGAAAAATATCCTATGACTATTGGAATGAAAAATAGAGTATCTAATAGAAAAAATGAACCTGTAAAAAATGGCTGGGATTTTATGGCTAGATATTGGTGGATTGTTTTTCCTATTGGAGGGTTTCTAAGTTGGCTAATTCCTGAATTAACAGGAAAATAA
- a CDS encoding IS6 family transposase has translation MNYFRYKQFNKDVITVAVGYYLRYALSYRDISEILRERGVNVHHSTVYRWVQEYAPILYQIWKKKHKKVYYKWRIDETYIKIKGKWSYLYRAIDAEGHTLDIWLRKQRDNHAAYAFIKRLIKQFGKPQKVITDQAPSTKVAMAKVIKTFKLNPDCHCTSKYLNNLIEQDHRHIKVRKTRYQSFNTAKNTLKGIECIYGLYKKNRRSLQIYGFSPCHEISIMLAS, from the coding sequence ATGAATTATTTCAGATATAAACAATTTAACAAGGACGTCATCACTGTAGCCGTTGGCTACTATCTAAGATACGCGCTGAGTTATCGTGATATATCTGAAATACTAAGAGAACGTGGTGTCAACGTTCATCATTCAACAGTCTATCGTTGGGTTCAAGAATATGCGCCTATTTTGTATCAAATTTGGAAGAAAAAACATAAAAAAGTCTATTACAAATGGCGTATTGATGAGACGTACATCAAAATAAAAGGAAAATGGAGCTATTTATATCGTGCTATTGATGCAGAGGGTCATACATTAGATATTTGGTTGCGTAAGCAACGAGATAATCATGCAGCATATGCGTTTATCAAACGTCTCATTAAACAATTTGGTAAACCTCAAAAAGTGATTACAGATCAGGCACCTTCAACGAAGGTAGCCATGGCTAAAGTCATTAAAACGTTTAAACTGAATCCTGACTGTCATTGCACATCCAAATATCTGAATAACCTCATTGAGCAAGATCACCGTCATATTAAAGTAAGAAAGACAAGATATCAAAGTTTCAATACGGCAAAAAATACTTTAAAAGGTATTGAATGTATTTACGGTCTATATAAAAAGAACCGCAGGTCTCTTCAGATCTACGGATTTTCGCCATGCCACGAAATTAGCATCATGTTAGCAAGTTAA